The DNA window TTCAGGGGTATCCCAAACATCCATTAAATTAATACCTTTGGGATTTAATTTTTTGCGATGTCCGCCGTAATCTCTTATTTCACCGCCACAATGTCGGCAAAGCTGAATCGGTGTATAAACTTTATTAAAAACGGCTGGTTCTCCTTTTGTGTAGTACAGCAATCCATAGTGAGCCGGAGACATCTTCTTTCCGCGAGGAAAAGCTTTCGGCATCCTACAGGCAATCCAGTGACGAAAGACCATTCCTTGTTGATTTAGATATGCACCGTACTCAATACACCATTTTGGTAAGTTAAAAATAAATAGGCTACCACCTTCTTTTAGCACCCTAATACTTTCATTTAACCACTGTTTTGACCATGTTAGGTAATCTTCTGTTTTCATGCGATCGCTAACAGATTTGCCGTAATCCTTGCCAAGGTTAAAAGGTGGATCGGCAAATACAATATCTGCACAGGAATCAGGTAGAACACTTAAAAATTTAAGACAGTCTCCTTGGTAGAGAATGCCATACTCGCTTTGATATACTTCATGCAATCCGCGATCGGCAGCAGCCAAAGGCGATATAAGGCGAACAGGCGGCATTGAGTTATTTTTAGTTTAGTTGCACTGATTAAAATTTTAGTAATTATGTTGTTATGTGTCAATATAACGATCGCCGTCCAAAATCAGATTCAGCTAATATTTAGCAGTTTTACCCCTAGCAGAAATGCCAGAGGATTTTTTTCAATTACCTTTGCTCAAAAAAACGGCTGGTGAAATATTTAAAAACTCGCCTAGCTTTTCAAGATCGGTTACAGTTAATTCCTGCTTACCGCTCAAAACATCGGAAACATTTGACTCTGTTTGGAAAATAGGAATTAAGTCTTTCTCTTGGAGATTCCAATCTTCCATCAGAGCTTTTAGTAGATCTAAACCGGAAATACTAGGCATAGGTTCGTAAAGATCTTCGTAATCGCGGATTAAACTGCCTAAGACATTAAGATAATCTTGTTCATCTGGCGTTAGTTCAGGTCGATCGATCAGCGAATCAATTACTTTTTGGGTAGCAATATAGTCTTCCTCCGAAGCGATGGGACGTGGCGGAAAAGCTGCGAGTAGTGACATATACTCGCTAGTGCTACGAGTACCAGGGGTCGTTTTTCCAGTTGTCTGTGTCATATTCTGCATGGGTAAGGACGTGGCGAATAAAGACTTTTTTATACTTATAATCTACCAAAGCGATCAGGCGATAGTTGTTGCCACTGATGTTAAATACTGTGAATTTTCCAACTAGATCTGCTGAGGGAAAGACTTGGCGAAGGTCTGCAAAGCTTTCCCACTGAAGCTGTTTTGTCCGGTCGTACCACATTTGGAGGCTCGTTTGGGAATTAGGGTGCTTTTCCCAAAATTCTTTGAGTCTTTTGTAGGTAATAACGTGCATGATAGCCTTTTAACAAGCACATTTTAGCGATTTGTGAGCTAGATGTCAAATAGAGTTGGGGAGGGAGTGCGATCGCATCATGCAACTTTCAATGGTTTCTGAGGAAATGCCATCGGTTCTGGCAAAGCTTTTCCCTTTTCTTGAAACCATTCAATCAGAGATTCAATTACTTATTGACCGTGTTTGGCAGCTTCTTCATAAGTTTGACCGTGGGTATGAAATTGCTGCCAAGGAAATTCGGGCAAATGTACTAAATAACAATTATCTTCATCTAAACATTGAATAATCATGCTGTAGCGATGGTTCATTTTTCCTCTGCCAATGCGTTACATTATATAATATTGCAAAAATCATAAACCTCACCCCAAACTCGCCCTTTCCAAGTCACAATCAAATTACAACTACCAAGCAAGGAAAGGTACAGATGGCTGAAGTAGAAATCTACAGCGCAAGCGTTTGTCCATTCGCACATCGGACGCGGTTGACTCTGCTGGAAAAAGGGGTGGACTTCAAACTCACAGAAATTGATTTGAAAAATAAGCCGGATTGGTTTATTTCGATATCGCCTTATGGTAAAGTACCAGTTATCAAACACGGCGATAATACTGTGTGGGAATCTGCCATCATTAATGAATATCTGGATGAAGTTTTTACCGAACCGCCGTTGCTGCCAAAAGATGCGGGGGAAAGGGCTTTGGCTCGTATTTGGATTGATTTCGCTAACACGAAATTTGTTCCTGCTTTCTACAATTTACGGATAAACGAGGAACGAGAAAAGCAACAAGAATCTGCACAAACTTTACACAGTCATTTGCTATTTATGGAAAAAGAGGGGATTGCTAAATTATCCGGTAATGGCCCCTATTGGTTTGGCGAATCGCTGAGTTTGGTGGATTTATCCTTCTACCCTTGGTTTGAACGTTTTCCCATACTGGAACATTACCGTAGTTTTGCGCTGCCTTCGGAATGCGTGCGTCTTCGGCAATGGTGGGAAGCGATGAGTAACCGCGAGTCTGTGCAAGCCATTAAAAATACGCCAGACTTCTACATCGAGCAATATCTGCAATACGCGAACAATACAACCACGGGGATTACTGCCCAGGAAATGCGGCTGGCTTGAGGCTTCTTTTGGCTTTTGGGGGGGAATGGGAGGACGTAGGGGAGGGGAGCCCTAAAAAACTTTCTGTGCATTTGTGCCGCCAGCAGGGGGCAGTCTGGATGGATGACCTCTCAAAAAAAATAGCCCCGATCTTGTCGGGGCTTTCATTATAAGTTCCAGGGTAATCCACCTTAAGTTCTCATTATTTCTATATGAATTCCTCTATCTAAAGATAGAATAGGCGAAAACACGGCTGCAAGCACCGATGATGGTCGCGTGAGGCTGAGGCCCTAGTGCCGATCGGCCATCATTTCAAATTTGGGGCGGCCATTAAAAAAGCAAGCGATCGCAGCAATTCCTATGAAGTTATTTTACGTATTGATAAAAATAAATAATCAGATTACTTAAACTTATTTCTATATTGTATCTTTATTTATCCATCGAATGCGAATTTTTATAGCTATATAACAAAATGAGGATATGTAAAGAATCGAAAGTTAAATCTCACTAAGATAGAATAATCTCATCGATAGTCTTACATTGTTTGTGGTTCATACTTTGGGGTTTCCCGCAACGAACAACAAACAGCGTTACTATCCTATAGCCATTGGATTGACAGTTTTCAAAAGCAAACTCTTCATTAAAAATTTCGCTCGGTAAGCCGACAATGTTTTACGGCCATACGTTCAAAAAACTGCAAAATTTAACACCAACACCAGGATTTTGGCGTTGGATGAGAATTTTTATCGGTATTTGTTTGGGCATTCTCATGTTGGGATGGACAGCGACAGTCCAGCAACCAGTCGTCCTCACCATGTTGATGCAGGGTCAAGACATTGCTAATTGGAGGCCATTTGTCAGAGAATTTGAATCCAAAAATCCCGACATTCGTATCGACATGGTAGAAGGGCCCTTCGATACAAACTTAATCGAAGGGCTCTACACTTCGGCCTTTTTATTGGGAGAATCGCCCTACGATATCATCAACATGGATATTGTTTGGGTGCCCAAGTTTGCCGCTGCTGGATGGGTGATGGATCTCACAAATAGAATTAGCAAAGAGCAATTATCAAAATTTATTCAAGGTAATGTTGAGGGGGGACTATATCAAGGCAGATTGTATCGCATACCTCATGCTTCCGATGCAGGTGTACTTTACTATCGCAGTGATTTGTTGAAAAAAATTGGAGCTAAACCACCCGAAACATTTCAAGAAATGATCGAAATTTCCCAACGTTTAAAGAAAGAGGAAAAAATACCTTGGGGTTATCTATGGCAAGGCAAGCAATACGAAGGTGTATCGGCAATGTTTGTCGAGGTACTGGAAGGTTTTGGCGGTTTTTGGGTTAATTCGGAAACTTTGGAAGTGGGACTCGATCGACCGCAGGCAATCCAAGCAGTTGAGTTTCTTCGCAACACAATTACTAACAGTATTTCTCCCCCTGGCGTCACTACTTACGGGGAAGAAGAAACGCGCCTGCTATTTCAAAATGGCAGTGCGGTTTTCTTACGCAACTGGCCTTATGTTTGGAGATTGGTGAATCAGGAAGGATCGAAAGTCCGGGGTAAGATTGCCATCAAACCGATGATTCACGCAGCTGGTTATCGGGGTGGTTCCTGCTTGGGTGGATGGGGTTGGGGAATATCTAAAACATCAAAACATCC is part of the Aerosakkonema funiforme FACHB-1375 genome and encodes:
- a CDS encoding helix-turn-helix domain-containing protein, translated to MSLLAAFPPRPIASEEDYIATQKVIDSLIDRPELTPDEQDYLNVLGSLIRDYEDLYEPMPSISGLDLLKALMEDWNLQEKDLIPIFQTESNVSDVLSGKQELTVTDLEKLGEFLNISPAVFLSKGN
- a CDS encoding DNA-methyltransferase — encoded protein: MPPVRLISPLAAADRGLHEVYQSEYGILYQGDCLKFLSVLPDSCADIVFADPPFNLGKDYGKSVSDRMKTEDYLTWSKQWLNESIRVLKEGGSLFIFNLPKWCIEYGAYLNQQGMVFRHWIACRMPKAFPRGKKMSPAHYGLLYYTKGEPAVFNKVYTPIQLCRHCGGEIRDYGGHRKKLNPKGINLMDVWDTPEDVWENASADDISDEVFWTQLEEMWTDIPPVRHKQHKKRGANELAPIMLERIIAMASNPGQIVIDPFGGSGTTFYAAEKLHRYWLGTEIGDIQPAVRRLTDLANGQVEEWESARGKKKVKSKQKELKGSELSEWTQLSLKF
- a CDS encoding glutathione S-transferase family protein — encoded protein: MAEVEIYSASVCPFAHRTRLTLLEKGVDFKLTEIDLKNKPDWFISISPYGKVPVIKHGDNTVWESAIINEYLDEVFTEPPLLPKDAGERALARIWIDFANTKFVPAFYNLRINEEREKQQESAQTLHSHLLFMEKEGIAKLSGNGPYWFGESLSLVDLSFYPWFERFPILEHYRSFALPSECVRLRQWWEAMSNRESVQAIKNTPDFYIEQYLQYANNTTTGITAQEMRLA
- a CDS encoding ABC transporter substrate-binding protein is translated as MFYGHTFKKLQNLTPTPGFWRWMRIFIGICLGILMLGWTATVQQPVVLTMLMQGQDIANWRPFVREFESKNPDIRIDMVEGPFDTNLIEGLYTSAFLLGESPYDIINMDIVWVPKFAAAGWVMDLTNRISKEQLSKFIQGNVEGGLYQGRLYRIPHASDAGVLYYRSDLLKKIGAKPPETFQEMIEISQRLKKEEKIPWGYLWQGKQYEGVSAMFVEVLEGFGGFWVNSETLEVGLDRPQAIQAVEFLRNTITNSISPPGVTTYGEEETRLLFQNGSAVFLRNWPYVWRLVNQEGSKVRGKIAIKPMIHAAGYRGGSCLGGWGWGISKTSKHPEEAWRLIQYLTSEAIQKRLILNTGLVPSYKSLFTDPQVVAKYPHYPQLLSVVQQPALRPPLAQYAQASDILQRYLSAAFTGRMSAEQAMQAASGETRNLLGQIKKIQNSQLQTETKS
- a CDS encoding type II toxin-antitoxin system HigB family toxin, whose product is MHVITYKRLKEFWEKHPNSQTSLQMWYDRTKQLQWESFADLRQVFPSADLVGKFTVFNISGNNYRLIALVDYKYKKVFIRHVLTHAEYDTDNWKNDPWYS